Part of the Carassius auratus strain Wakin chromosome 8, ASM336829v1, whole genome shotgun sequence genome is shown below.
gtttgtagttgttcataatttttttttctcccaccaGGAAAACTTCTAGCACCCACCTTGTTAATTCAGTCTCGCTTCTACACCTATTCGGCCGGAGAGGCTGTTCACTTTAAATGCACTGCCCCTTACTGGCAGTCCGTCATTGACTTCCATCTGTACAAAAGAGGTGTGGACACTCCTCTAGTGACCCAGAGAGCCGATCCCAGACAAATGACGGTGGATCTGACTCTGTCAGACTTAGAAATCTCCCATCAGGGCAGCTACAGCTGTCTCTACAGGATACACACCAAACTGGGAAACTCTCCCTCGGGATTCTCTCCACACAGCAACTTCATTAACATCACAGTCTGTAAGTCACATCTGCTGCTAAACTTGTAATGGAGAGCTAAAAGTCTCAGTCTGACCTTTATTTCTTATTCTCAGTGGAGATTCACACTCCTCAAATCTGGTACAACACGTCTCCTGAGGCCCGGCCGGGTTGGGTCACCCGGGGCCACAGTTTTAACGTCACTTGCTCCACACAGCCTCAGTATCCAGGAGGATCCTTTCAGCTGCGGCTCATCAGGCCCAACGGGACCGTCCGGCACTCTCTGCCAGCCCTCGCTCCCTCCGTCACCTTTACCTTCTCCAGTGCCCAGTCTAATAATGAGGGCTACTACTGCTGTCTCTACAAGGTCCAGACTGGAGAGCGCACATTTATCTCGAGGGAGAGTCAGCCTTTACCCATCTCTATTCGAGGTGAGTTGTGGGCTTCCAGCCCAGGTGGATTTGAGATGTTCAAAATGACCTGAGCTGCATCTCCTAAAAGGTTTGAAAGCTTAAGCTGATTGTAGCATGAAGTTGAAAAAAAGACAATTGCAAGATAAGAGCTCAGAATTATGAGGGAAAAGATCGGAATTGCGAGATTCCTTTGAAAATTAtcgttgacatttttttttaaacagaattgAAAGATGTAAAATTCTAAGggaaaaaggtcagaattgaTATATAAACTGATTACAAAGTTGCAGTTACCTTTTTTACTCCGTGGCGGGAACAGGCTTCTAAACACTTGGATGTACTTCACAATACTGAAGAGAATATCTGTGCTCTGTTGTTTTTGAAGTTTTATTACAGCTTTAAGGACATTAATTGGGTTTGCTGTTTTCTTGAAATCTCAGAAGTAGATCCGGTGATGAGCCCGGTGTTCATCAGTTTGCTGGTGTCCAGTTTGACGTTTGTGGTGGCCACATGTGCCATTCTGATTGTTGCCAAAGTGTACTGCAAGAGAGCGAGCAAACCCACTGAACTGGAGCGAGAGAGCAGGACCTGTGAGTAACTGATCTCAAAAAAGATGTAAGAATTTGTGTTTCTCTTACTGACAGGTTATATTGTGATTACAGGTGTTGACAACACATACATTGCCTTGACAATCAAGTAATGGAAGTTCTAAAAGAAGGTAATGTGGgttgtttgttttattgagaGCTATTTTTTCCTAATCAGGCACAACATGATGAGTTGTGAATCGTATGTTTTGTCAACAAGCTCTAAGATTTGAATAAAACCCCCAAAGTATGCTTCAGTATTTATGCTTACTCTATGGTATGCATATGGTGCGCATGATAAAAATTTTGTCGGCAGCACAGTACATGATAAAATGTGCACACACAGCCTGATACAGTGTACATGCAGCTTTCACATGCGCTTTGTCTACAAGGTGGCAGTTCTGGTCTGGGCTACTGTTGCACAATCGGAAAGGAAACAGTAC
Proteins encoded:
- the LOC113107095 gene encoding deleted in malignant brain tumors 1 protein, with product MSRILLGLVMLGCTVAVEDVQAFDDPITRLVNEKAGERCSGRVEVRHGHQWGTVCQHGWDLEDAAVVCRELDCGAVLDIPGGARFGRAGGEVLWRNVKCSGDEFALDLCERTLNYDVCTHSEDAGVECTGKLLAPTLLIQSRFYTYSAGEAVHFKCTAPYWQSVIDFHLYKRGVDTPLVTQRADPRQMTVDLTLSDLEISHQGSYSCLYRIHTKLGNSPSGFSPHSNFINITVLEIHTPQIWYNTSPEARPGWVTRGHSFNVTCSTQPQYPGGSFQLRLIRPNGTVRHSLPALAPSVTFTFSSAQSNNEGYYCCLYKVQTGERTFISRESQPLPISIREVDPVMSPVFISLLVSSLTFVVATCAILIVAKVYCKRASKPTELERESRTCVDNTYIALTIK